AAACCCACCCTTTGGCATCTCCCATGAGACGGCGGGCTCGATCCGCCCGGCGATGCTGCGCATCCTGGCGTTTTGCTTCTGGACGCTGATTCCTATCGCGACACTGGAGTTTTTTGCCTACCGGCCGGGATTCATCGCGCTCCTATGGACGATTTTCTGGGTCGGCATGGTTTTGATCGTCATTTCGGTCGCCTCACAGGAGGTGATACAGATGATCTGCCGCGCCATCGCGGGCGGGGAGGAGCCGGCCTGGCTTCGCTCCGCCTCGGGGCGGGCCTACCGGGTGTCCCTGTTGTCCGTGATGACGCTCCTCCTCCTTTTGTATGCGTTCGGTTTCGTGAATCTGACGCGCTATATCCTCGTCGGTCTGCTGTTCAGCGGCGTGATCGTCGCCATCGGGAGGGGGTTGAACCGCCGGAGCGAGGAGCGCATCCGCGCTTTCTTCGTCCGGAGACGCAAAGGACATCTCCGGCCGGAGACGGAAGATAGTGAAATCCATCGGCTCAGCGGCACCGTCCAGAAAATCGTCCGCTACGTCATCCACGCGGGTGTCCTGCTGACGCTCCTCATCCTGTGGGGCGTGGACCTGAAGGCGATTGCCTGGCTGCTTGCCTTTCTGACGGTTCCGGTCGCCACGCTGGGCGGTGTGCGGATTTCCGTTGCGAACCTGGCAAAAATCGCGATAGTCCTGTTCATCGCGTGGTGGTTGAGCCGGTACCTGCAGCATTTGATTCGAAAGAAGCTGACAGAATCGTCCGTCACCGAGGGTGTTCGCGAAAATATCTCTGTCGGCGTGAATTATCTTGTTCTGGCCACCGGCATCATCGTCGCGCTGCGATCGGTGGGCGTGGACTTCACAGGGCTCACGATTTTTGCCGGTGTCATCGGCATCGGGGTGGGGTTCGGGCTTCAGACCATCGCGAACAATCTCATCAGCGGCGTCATCCTTTTGATGGAACGGACCGTGCAGCCCTCGGATTTCATCGAGGTGGGCAATACGGTCGGCATCGTGCAGAAGGTGGCGCTTCGCAGCACGGTGGTCCGGACACTCGATAACATTTCCGTCATCGTTCCGAATTCGAATTTCATCACGAACAATGTGGTCAACTGGAGCCATGACGAAACGCTGACGCGGGGGCGCATTCCTGTCGGGGTCGCCTACGGGAGCGACGCCGAACGGGTCCGGCGCGTCCTGCTGGAGGTGGCGGAGGCGCACGATACTGTTCTCAAGCAGCCTCCGTCCCGGGTGATTTTCACGAGTTTCGGGGACAGCTCCCTCAACTTCGAGCTCCTCTACTGGGTGCGCGAGCCGCGGGAGATGGTTTACATCAAAAGCGATCTGCTCTTCGGCATCGACGCCGCGTTTCGCCGCCACAACATCCGGATTCCGTTTCCGCAGCGCGATGTCAATTTCTTTCCGCAGGGCTTGCGCGATGACGATGCGCCGAGACAGGGGGAAGCGCCGGCGGGGGCGGACGCGCCCGAGGCGCCGCCCGGTGGTTGAGAATGCTTCGGCGGGCGGGTATGGTTTTTCCGCTTTGAGGGTGTATGGGGAAATTCCCGGAACCAGGGGTGGCATCTCATGATTCAGGAAGCGATCGGAAAGCTTGTGGAGGGCCAGCATCTCTCGGCCGATGAGGCCGAGCAGGTGATGGACGAGATCATGACCGGAGAGGCAACGCCCGCCCAGATCGGGGGCTACCTCGTCGCGCTCCGCATGAAGGGGGAGACGCCCGACGAGATCGCCGGGAGCGTCCGCTCCATGCGGGCCAAGGCCACCCATATTCATACCCGCCATCCACACGTCATCGACACCTGCGGAACGGGTGGGGACGGCACGCACACCTTCAACATCTCGACGACGGCGGCGTTTCTCGTCGCGGGCGCCGGACAGCCCGTCGCCAAGCACGGCAACCGTTCCGTTTCAAGTAAGAGTGGAAGCGCGGATGTCCTCAAGGCGCTCGGGGTCAACATCGAAGCCTCCCCCGAACA
The bacterium DNA segment above includes these coding regions:
- a CDS encoding mechanosensitive ion channel, which gives rise to NPPFGISHETAGSIRPAMLRILAFCFWTLIPIATLEFFAYRPGFIALLWTIFWVGMVLIVISVASQEVIQMICRAIAGGEEPAWLRSASGRAYRVSLLSVMTLLLLLYAFGFVNLTRYILVGLLFSGVIVAIGRGLNRRSEERIRAFFVRRRKGHLRPETEDSEIHRLSGTVQKIVRYVIHAGVLLTLLILWGVDLKAIAWLLAFLTVPVATLGGVRISVANLAKIAIVLFIAWWLSRYLQHLIRKKLTESSVTEGVRENISVGVNYLVLATGIIVALRSVGVDFTGLTIFAGVIGIGVGFGLQTIANNLISGVILLMERTVQPSDFIEVGNTVGIVQKVALRSTVVRTLDNISVIVPNSNFITNNVVNWSHDETLTRGRIPVGVAYGSDAERVRRVLLEVAEAHDTVLKQPPSRVIFTSFGDSSLNFELLYWVREPREMVYIKSDLLFGIDAAFRRHNIRIPFPQRDVNFFPQGLRDDDAPRQGEAPAGADAPEAPPGG